From Oreochromis niloticus isolate F11D_XX linkage group LG14, O_niloticus_UMD_NMBU, whole genome shotgun sequence, one genomic window encodes:
- the LOC100695362 gene encoding cytochrome P450 2F3: protein MEFSGTLILIGAVLTLLWLFSFKSRRRLALPPGPSALPIIGNVLQMDKRAPFKTMLKLSDKYGSVMTMYLGPQRTVILLGYDAVKEALVDQADDFTGRGPIPLLFKASKGYGLGVSNGECWQQLRRFTLTTLRDFGMGRKGMEEWIQEESSHLVGCITKMNAKPFDPTFFLSCTVSNVICCLVFGQRFSYDDKHFLYLLQIISDTLKFGSSSQGQLYNIFPRLMEWLPGSHHNVFAKLEEMRAFIMNKIQEHQDRLDASSPRDYIDCFLLRLNQEKHIPISQFHYDNLVSTVLNLYLAGTETTSSTIRYALNVLIKYPKIQETIQQEIDTVVGQRCPCMEDKKSLPYTDAVLHEIQRFLDIIPLSIPHYALHDISFRGYTIPKDTLIIPLLHSVLKDEKRWTTPWSFNPQHFLDNNGNFKKNPAFLPFSAGKRSCVGESLARMEIFLFLVSLLQHFTFSCPGGPDSIDLSPEYSGFANVPRRYTIIATPR, encoded by the exons ATGGAGTTTTCTGGCACGTTGATTTTGATAGGGGCTGTCTTGACGTTATTGTGGCTTTTCAGCTTCAAGAGTCGTAGGCGACTTGCTTTACCTCCAGGACCCTCTGCCCTGCCTATCATTGGAAATGTGCTACAAATGGACAAAAGGGCCCCATTCAAAACTATGCTAAAG CTCAGTGATAAGTATGGCTCGGTGATGACTATGTATCTGGGCCCCCAACGCACAGTGATTTTGTTGGGGTATGATGCTGTGAAGGAGGCGCTGGTGGACCAGGCAGATGACTTCACTGGCAGAGGACCTATCCCGTTACTTTTCAAAGCTTCCAAAGGCTACG GTTTGGGTGTTAGCAATGGAGAGTGTTGGCAACAGCTACGAAGGTTTACCCTGACAACTTTGAGAGACTTTGGGATGGGACGTAAAGGAATGGAAGAGTGGATCCAGGAGGAGAGCAGTCATCTGGTGGGCTGCATTACAAAGATGAATG ctaAACCTTTTGATCCAACCTTCTTCCTGAGCTGCACCGTGTCCAATGTTATCTGCTGTTTGGTGTTTGGCCAGCGTTTCAGTTATGATGATAAACACTTCCTCTACCTTCTGCAGATCATCTCAGACACCTTGAAATTTGGCAGCAGTTCTCAGGGCCAG CTCTATAATATCTTCCCACGATTGATGGAGTGGTTGCCAGGTTCACATCACAATGTGTTTGCCAAACTTGAGGAGATGAGAGCATTTATTATGAATAAAATCCAAGAACATCAGGACAGACTGGACGCAAGTTCACCCAGAGATTACATTGACTGCTTCCTCCTAAGACTCAATCAG GAAAAGCACATTCCTATAAGTCAGTTCCACTATGACAACTTGGTGTCAACAGTGTTGAATCTTTATCTGGCAGGAACTGAAACCACCAGCTCAACTATCAGATATGCATTAAATGTTCTGATCAAATACCCCAAAATACAAG AGACCATTCAGCAGGAAATTGACACTGTAGTTGGACAGCGTTGCCCTTGTATGGAAGACAAGAAGTCCCTTCCATATACAGATGCAGTCCTCCATGAAATTCAACGTTTTCTAGATATTATCCCCTTGAGCATCCCTCACTATGCACTACATGACATTTCTTTCAGGGGTTACACAATTCCCAAG GATACACTAATTATTCCCTTGTTGCACTCTGTGCTAAAAGATGAAAAACGGTGGACAACTCCATGGTCTTTTAACCCCCAGCACTTTCTGGACAACAATGGGAACTTTAAGAAAAACCCTGCATTTCTGCCCTTCTCTGCAG GAAAGAGATCTTGCGTTGGAGAGTCTCTCGCTCGCATGGAGATTTTCCTCTTCCTGGTCTCACTGCTGCAACATTTCACTTTCTCTTGCCCTGGCGGACCTGACAGCATAGACCTCAGCCCTGAGTACAGTGGCTTTGCCAATGTGCCTCGCAGATACACAATTATTGCAACACCCCGGTAG
- the LOC100695095 gene encoding cyclin-dependent kinase-like 1 yields the protein MEKYEKLSKIGEGSYGVVFKCRHRDTGQIVAIKKFVESEDDPVIKKIALREIRMLKQLKHVNLVNLLEVFRRKRRLHLVFEFCEQTVLNELDKHPRGVPEAQLKSIVWQTLQAVSFCHKHNCIHRDVKPENILLTKTGVIKLCDFGFARILTGPEDDYTDYVATRWYRAPELLVGDTQYGPPVDVWALGCVFAELLNGNPLWPGKSDVDQLYLIRKTLGDLIPHHQQVFRSNVFFSGVSIPEPDTMEPLEKRFHGVSPHALQVMKSSLVMDPSLRLSCEELLELPYFQEEGGLNYGREGERLGRRHDRGSRRRQAGAQYLPQLPNSNISPAPEVKKQVKQKYHLPNI from the exons ATGGAGAAATACGAAAAGCTGTCCAAAATTGGCGAGGGTTCCTATGGTGTGGTGTTCAAATGCAGGCACAGAGATACTGGCCAAATAGTCGCCATCAAGAAGTTTGTGGAGTCTGAAGATGACCCAGTTATTAAGAAGATTGCACTGCGAGAAATACGTATGCTGAAG CAACTCAAACACGTGAATTTGGTCAACCTGCTCGAGGTGTTCAGGAGGAAAAGGCGGCTCCACTTGGTGTTTGAGTTCTGTGAACAGACAGTCCTAAATGAGCTTGACAAACACCCCCGAGG GGTACCTGAGGCTCAGCTGAAAAGTATAGTATGGCAGACTCTGCAGGCTGTCAGCTTCTGCCACAAACACAAT TGCATTCACCGCGATGTAAAGCCAGAGAACATCCTCCTCACCAAAACCGGAGTCATCAAGCTTTGTGACTTTGGCTTCGCCCGTATTCTGA CGGGACCGGAGGATGACTATACAGACTACGTAGCAACCCGCTGGTACCGGGCTCCTGAGCTGCTGGTAGGAGATACTCAGTACGGGCCTCCTGTTGACGTGTGGGCTTTGGGCTGTGTCTTTGCCGAGCTGCTCAATGGGAACCCACTTTGGCCCGGGAAGTCTGACGTTGACCAGCTCTACCTCATCAGGAAAACTCTGG GTGACCTGATCCCCCATCACCAGCAGGTCTTCCGCTCCAATGTTTTCTTCAGTGGAGTTAGTATTCCTGAGCCTGATACAATG GAACCTTTGGAAAAGCGCTTCCATGGAGTGTCTCCCCATGCCCTTCAGGTTATGAAG TCATCCCTGGTGATGGATCCTTCTTTGCGCCTGTCCTGtgaagagctgctggagctgcCTTACTTCCAGGAGGAAGGAGGACTCAACTATGGCCGTGAGGGGGAGCGCCTAGGAAGACGACATGACAGAGGCTCCCGCCGCAGACAGGCTGGG GCTCAGTACCTCCCTCAGTTACCAAACAGTAACATCTCACCTGCACCAGAAGTCAAGAAACAAGTGAAGCAAAAATATCACCTGCccaatatataa